A DNA window from Halomicrobium mukohataei DSM 12286 contains the following coding sequences:
- a CDS encoding BolA/IbaG family iron-sulfur metabolism protein, which yields MNTDEIERLIEAGIDDADATVTISHGTAEDDHYAARVVAPAFEGESLVDRHQRVYDALDGHMTTDIHAIEIETYAPGEAD from the coding sequence ATGAACACCGACGAGATCGAGCGACTCATCGAGGCCGGGATCGACGACGCAGACGCGACAGTGACGATATCGCACGGGACTGCGGAAGACGACCATTACGCGGCGCGAGTCGTCGCTCCGGCTTTCGAAGGCGAGTCTCTCGTCGACCGTCACCAGCGGGTGTACGACGCCCTCGATGGGCACATGACGACGGACATTCACGCGATCGAAATCGAGACGTACGCGCCCGGCGAGGCGGACTAG
- a CDS encoding glutaredoxin family protein, whose amino-acid sequence MTFNPNEGLPQDEVTERVDEAIESNEVVLFMKGTEMMPQCGYSDKALTLIGQCRDDFETVDVLESLDEYRVALEEHSGRETIPQTFVDGEFVGGSDILEQYAERGELEATLLA is encoded by the coding sequence ATGACGTTCAATCCGAACGAGGGGCTACCACAGGATGAGGTCACGGAGCGCGTCGACGAGGCGATCGAGAGCAACGAGGTCGTCCTGTTCATGAAGGGAACAGAGATGATGCCTCAGTGTGGTTACTCGGACAAGGCACTCACGCTGATCGGGCAGTGTCGCGACGACTTCGAGACGGTCGACGTACTCGAGTCACTCGACGAGTACCGGGTAGCATTGGAAGAACACAGTGGGCGTGAGACGATTCCACAGACGTTCGTCGACGGGGAGTTCGTCGGCGGCAGCGATATCTTAGAGCAGTACGCCGAACGGGGCGAACTCGAGGCGACGCTCCTGGCCTAG
- a CDS encoding beta-CASP ribonuclease aCPSF1 gives MSSADETLEKIRTTVEQETPDDIEIASVTFEGPELVIYTPDARKVANRDRLVPNLAQTLQKRINVRPTQGALVDEQRAREEISSTIPDAAGVQNLDFDHDTGEVFIEAEKPGLVIGRHGETLDEISASVGWTPEVVRTPPMESSTVSNVRNFLKQERTERRDILERVGRQINRPTTDDADWVRLTTLGCCREVGRAAFILSTPDSRILIDCGDKPGAEGEVPYLQAPEALAAGPQSIDAVVLTHAHLDHSALIPILFKYGYDGPIYTTAPTRDLMGLLQLDYLDVAAKEGRAPPYESQQVRDALKHTIPVEYGNVTDIAPDIKLTMHNAGHILGAAVTHFHIGDGHYNVAFSGDIHYTDTRLLDGAVNDFPRVETLVLESTYGGKNDYQTDQADSERVLKKAINEAHDRGGKILIPAFAVGRSQELMLVLEEAMRSGDIPTVPVYLDGMIREATAIHTAYPEYLRDDLRQRILYEDENPFLAEQFQQVDGGQEMRQDIADDEPCIILTTSGMVTGGPVMSWLRLLGSDPDNTMMFVGYQAEGTLGRQIQRGQDEITLSDGSGPRAERVSLKMEIETVDGFSGHADRQGLETFVETMHPRPEKVICVHGDEQSTNQLSSALYQKFNMRTYNPKNLETFRFV, from the coding sequence ATGAGTTCCGCAGACGAGACACTTGAGAAGATTCGAACGACGGTCGAGCAGGAAACGCCGGACGACATCGAGATCGCCTCGGTGACGTTCGAAGGGCCAGAACTCGTCATCTACACGCCCGACGCGCGGAAGGTCGCCAACAGGGACCGGCTCGTGCCGAACCTCGCCCAGACCCTCCAGAAGCGCATCAACGTCCGCCCGACACAGGGCGCACTCGTCGACGAGCAGCGCGCCCGCGAAGAGATTTCGTCGACGATCCCGGACGCCGCGGGCGTCCAGAACCTCGACTTCGACCACGACACCGGCGAAGTGTTCATCGAAGCCGAAAAGCCCGGCCTCGTCATCGGCCGCCACGGCGAGACGCTCGACGAGATCTCGGCGTCGGTCGGCTGGACGCCGGAAGTCGTCCGAACACCACCGATGGAGTCCTCGACCGTCTCGAACGTCCGGAACTTCCTCAAACAGGAACGGACCGAACGGCGCGACATCCTCGAACGCGTCGGTCGCCAGATCAACCGTCCGACGACGGACGACGCCGACTGGGTGCGCCTGACGACGCTGGGGTGCTGTCGAGAGGTCGGGCGCGCTGCCTTCATCCTCTCGACGCCCGATTCGCGCATCCTCATCGACTGTGGCGACAAGCCCGGCGCAGAAGGAGAGGTTCCCTACCTCCAGGCACCGGAGGCCCTCGCGGCCGGTCCGCAGTCGATCGACGCGGTCGTACTCACTCACGCCCACCTCGACCACTCCGCGCTCATCCCGATCCTGTTCAAGTACGGCTACGACGGCCCGATCTACACCACCGCGCCGACCAGAGACCTGATGGGACTCCTCCAGCTCGACTACCTCGACGTCGCCGCCAAAGAGGGACGCGCACCCCCCTACGAGAGCCAGCAGGTCCGGGACGCACTCAAGCACACGATCCCCGTCGAGTACGGCAACGTCACCGACATCGCCCCGGATATCAAGCTCACGATGCACAACGCCGGACACATCCTCGGGGCAGCAGTGACACACTTCCACATCGGCGACGGCCACTACAACGTCGCGTTCTCCGGGGACATCCACTACACCGACACCCGTCTCCTCGACGGAGCCGTCAACGACTTCCCGCGCGTCGAGACGCTCGTGCTCGAATCGACTTACGGCGGGAAAAACGACTACCAGACCGATCAGGCCGACTCCGAGCGCGTCCTGAAGAAAGCCATCAACGAAGCCCACGATCGCGGCGGGAAGATCCTCATTCCGGCCTTCGCCGTCGGCCGGTCGCAGGAACTCATGCTCGTCCTCGAAGAGGCGATGCGAAGCGGCGACATTCCGACCGTGCCCGTCTATCTCGACGGGATGATCCGCGAAGCGACAGCGATCCACACCGCCTATCCCGAGTACCTCCGCGACGATCTCCGCCAGCGGATTCTCTACGAAGACGAGAACCCCTTCCTGGCCGAGCAGTTCCAGCAGGTCGACGGCGGCCAGGAGATGCGCCAAGACATCGCCGACGACGAACCCTGTATCATCCTCACGACCTCCGGGATGGTCACCGGCGGCCCCGTGATGTCGTGGCTCCGCCTGCTCGGTAGCGACCCGGACAACACGATGATGTTCGTCGGCTACCAGGCAGAGGGGACTCTCGGTCGACAGATCCAGCGCGGACAGGACGAGATCACGCTCTCGGACGGCAGCGGGCCCCGCGCCGAACGCGTCTCGCTGAAAATGGAAATCGAAACCGTCGACGGCTTCTCCGGCCACGCCGACCGGCAGGGACTGGAGACCTTCGTCGAGACGATGCATCCCCGTCCCGAGAAAGTCATCTGCGTCCACGGCGACGAACAGTCGACGAACCAGCTGTCGTCGGCGCTCTACCAGAAGTTCAACATGCGGACCTACAACCCGAAGAACCTCGAAACGTTCCGGTTCGTCTAG
- a CDS encoding threonine aldolase family protein: MSGHDDPIDLRSDTVTRPSTAMREAARNAPVGDDVYGEDPTVAELEARAAGLLGKADALFVPSGTMGNQIAVRAHTERGQELLLDRESHIYRWELGGTAQHAQVQCRTVDASERCVPTPEQISEAFVAEDLHRPGTGLVTLENTHNYRGGVAVPESHVDAACDAAHALGVPVHLDGARLWNAAVALDTAPAALAREADSVMACLSKGLGAPVGSVLAGTESFVDEARRLRKLFGGGMRQAGMIAAPGLEALDNVDRLADDHENARRLATGLDAIDGLRVPTPETNIVVVDSEPAGITSDAFVEGCVARGVRCGSVSEYTTRLCTNLDVDRADVDAAIDRIGRVVRAATE, encoded by the coding sequence ATGTCCGGACACGACGACCCGATCGACCTCCGATCAGACACGGTGACTAGGCCCTCGACAGCCATGCGGGAGGCCGCCCGCAACGCCCCAGTCGGCGACGACGTGTACGGCGAAGATCCCACCGTCGCCGAACTGGAGGCCCGTGCCGCCGGTCTGCTCGGGAAAGCCGACGCGCTCTTCGTTCCCAGCGGCACCATGGGCAACCAGATCGCCGTCCGGGCCCACACCGAACGGGGACAGGAACTCCTGCTGGATCGTGAGTCACACATCTATCGCTGGGAACTCGGCGGGACCGCCCAGCACGCACAGGTCCAGTGTCGCACGGTCGACGCCAGCGAGCGCTGCGTACCGACCCCCGAACAGATCAGCGAGGCGTTCGTCGCCGAGGACCTGCACCGACCGGGGACCGGTCTGGTGACCCTGGAGAACACGCACAACTACCGCGGCGGCGTCGCGGTCCCCGAATCCCACGTCGACGCCGCGTGTGACGCGGCACACGCTCTCGGCGTGCCGGTCCACCTCGACGGCGCGCGGCTGTGGAACGCCGCGGTCGCGCTCGACACCGCGCCGGCCGCGCTCGCCCGAGAAGCGGACTCGGTGATGGCCTGCCTCTCCAAGGGACTGGGCGCACCCGTCGGCTCGGTCCTCGCGGGCACCGAGTCGTTCGTCGACGAGGCCCGTCGCCTCCGGAAGCTGTTTGGCGGCGGAATGCGCCAGGCGGGCATGATCGCGGCACCCGGCCTCGAAGCGCTCGACAACGTCGACCGGCTCGCCGACGACCACGAGAACGCACGGCGGCTGGCGACCGGTCTCGACGCGATAGACGGCCTCCGCGTGCCGACACCGGAGACCAACATCGTCGTCGTCGACAGCGAACCCGCCGGGATCACCAGCGACGCCTTCGTCGAGGGCTGTGTGGCGCGTGGCGTTCGCTGTGGGAGCGTCTCCGAGTACACGACGCGGCTGTGTACCAACCTCGACGTGGACCGCGCCGACGTCGACGCGGCGATCGATCGGATCGGGCGCGTGGTCCGAGCGGCCACCGAATAG
- a CDS encoding winged helix-turn-helix transcriptional regulator: MTDASEPLEVWCAGEEWCPITTTASVIGKKWHPVLVHRLLEHGPSGFNELKESVDGISSKVLSDSLEDLQEHGLVDREVISEQPFRVQYSLTERGSSLEAVIDAMAEWGKAHLTEPSDDAAQQA, from the coding sequence ATGACAGACGCCAGTGAGCCCCTGGAAGTGTGGTGTGCCGGCGAGGAGTGGTGCCCGATCACGACGACGGCGTCGGTGATCGGCAAGAAGTGGCACCCGGTACTGGTCCATCGCTTGCTCGAACACGGCCCGTCCGGGTTCAACGAACTGAAAGAGAGCGTCGACGGGATCTCCAGCAAAGTCCTCTCGGACAGTCTCGAAGACCTGCAGGAACACGGTCTGGTCGATCGCGAAGTCATCAGCGAACAGCCGTTTCGCGTCCAGTACTCCCTGACAGAACGGGGCTCGTCGCTCGAAGCAGTGATCGACGCGATGGCCGAGTGGGGGAAAGCCCACCTGACGGAACCGAGCGACGACGCCGCCCAGCAGGCCTGA
- a CDS encoding helix-turn-helix domain-containing protein, which yields MTATTQSDTGESLPRHHLEDAPPSAKFVHWVLDSEGAMTQAQLAEETLLPKRTVRAALETLSEADLVTEEVFLPDARKKVYRASTVSP from the coding sequence ATGACCGCAACGACACAGTCCGACACCGGTGAGTCACTGCCGCGCCACCACCTCGAAGACGCACCGCCGAGTGCCAAGTTCGTCCACTGGGTGCTCGACAGCGAAGGAGCGATGACGCAGGCACAGCTGGCCGAGGAGACGCTGCTCCCGAAACGAACGGTGCGCGCCGCGCTCGAAACCCTCTCGGAAGCCGATCTCGTCACCGAAGAGGTCTTTCTGCCCGACGCCCGCAAGAAGGTCTACCGAGCGTCGACAGTCTCACCGTAG
- a CDS encoding AMP-binding protein has translation MGEFVHVPDEAFVEATNVARFMRTYDIADYEELIARTTGQVDGEPASGIDWFWDEIVDYLDIEFYEPYDQIRDDTDGPQFTRWYPGGTVNLAHNVVDRHAALDSEARNRVACIWEGEPGEQRHVTYHDLHRQANRVANALRERGIERGDTVGLYMPMVPEVVSILYGCFKLGAIAVPIFSGFGVDATATRIADSDCSVLFTADGFYRRGDEIRLKDAVDEAIEQAGSVTDTVVFDRLGAVDEIPWTDRDERWADAVGTADATFETERLDANDESMLLYSSGTTGEPKGIVHTHAGVQVQTAKELHFGFDLQPADRFFWVSDIGWMMGPWTLIGTHTFGGTVFMYEGAPDHPGPDRFWDMIERHGLTQFGISPTAIRALRKHGTGPLEAHDLSSLRLLGSTGEPWDDESWRWFYEHVGGGETPIINISGGTEICGCFLMPMPIQPLKPCTLGGPGLGMDVDIVDSTGESVADDHERGFLVARDSCPSTTKSLWSGDERYLEEYWSTWEDCWDHGDWAQKDEDGLWYLHGRADDALNVAGRKVGPAEVEGALIAHDAVNQAAAVGVPDDTTGTAVAAFVVLEDGVEAGEDLRADLRSQVGRELGKPFRPRDVVFVDGFPKTQSGKIVRRAVAGAYTGETIGDTSSIENPETIDALAAAASEQREG, from the coding sequence ATGGGTGAGTTCGTCCACGTCCCCGACGAGGCGTTCGTCGAGGCGACAAACGTCGCCCGGTTCATGCGGACCTACGACATCGCCGACTACGAGGAACTGATCGCACGCACCACCGGGCAAGTAGACGGAGAGCCCGCGTCCGGGATCGACTGGTTCTGGGACGAGATCGTCGACTACCTCGACATCGAGTTCTACGAACCGTACGACCAGATCCGGGACGACACGGACGGCCCGCAGTTCACCCGATGGTACCCCGGCGGCACCGTCAACCTCGCGCACAACGTCGTGGATCGCCACGCCGCCCTCGACAGCGAGGCGCGCAACCGCGTGGCCTGCATCTGGGAGGGCGAACCCGGCGAGCAGCGCCACGTCACGTACCACGACCTCCACCGACAGGCCAACCGCGTGGCCAACGCGCTCCGGGAGCGGGGCATCGAGCGGGGGGACACGGTCGGCCTGTACATGCCGATGGTCCCCGAAGTCGTCTCGATCCTGTACGGCTGTTTCAAGCTGGGAGCGATCGCCGTCCCGATCTTCTCCGGTTTCGGCGTCGACGCGACCGCGACCCGGATCGCAGACAGCGACTGTTCCGTGCTCTTTACCGCCGACGGATTCTACCGGCGCGGCGACGAGATCCGGCTGAAAGACGCCGTCGACGAGGCCATCGAGCAGGCCGGCAGCGTCACAGACACCGTCGTCTTCGACCGCCTGGGTGCAGTCGACGAGATCCCATGGACCGATCGCGACGAGCGGTGGGCCGACGCCGTCGGAACCGCCGACGCGACCTTCGAGACCGAGCGCCTCGACGCGAACGACGAGTCGATGCTGCTGTACTCTTCTGGGACCACCGGCGAACCCAAAGGGATCGTCCACACGCACGCCGGAGTCCAGGTGCAGACGGCGAAGGAACTACACTTCGGGTTCGACCTGCAGCCCGCAGATCGGTTCTTCTGGGTCTCCGACATCGGCTGGATGATGGGCCCCTGGACGCTGATCGGGACCCACACGTTCGGCGGCACCGTCTTCATGTACGAGGGCGCGCCCGACCACCCCGGCCCGGACCGATTCTGGGACATGATCGAACGCCACGGACTGACCCAGTTCGGCATCAGTCCGACGGCGATCCGTGCGCTTCGCAAGCACGGTACCGGCCCCCTCGAGGCCCACGACCTCTCGTCGCTGCGGTTGCTGGGATCGACGGGCGAACCCTGGGACGACGAGTCCTGGCGGTGGTTCTACGAGCACGTCGGCGGCGGCGAGACCCCGATCATCAACATCTCCGGCGGCACCGAGATCTGCGGGTGCTTCCTCATGCCGATGCCGATCCAGCCCCTCAAGCCCTGCACGCTGGGCGGCCCGGGGCTGGGGATGGACGTCGACATCGTCGACAGCACCGGCGAGTCCGTCGCGGACGACCACGAGCGGGGCTTTCTGGTGGCACGGGACTCCTGTCCCAGCACGACGAAGTCCCTGTGGAGCGGCGACGAGCGCTACCTCGAAGAGTACTGGTCGACGTGGGAGGACTGCTGGGACCACGGCGACTGGGCTCAGAAAGACGAGGACGGACTCTGGTACCTCCACGGCCGAGCCGACGACGCGCTCAACGTCGCCGGGCGGAAGGTCGGCCCCGCAGAGGTCGAGGGGGCACTGATCGCACACGACGCCGTCAATCAGGCCGCCGCCGTCGGAGTGCCAGACGACACGACGGGCACCGCCGTCGCCGCGTTCGTCGTCCTCGAAGACGGTGTCGAGGCAGGCGAGGACCTTCGGGCAGACCTGCGCTCGCAGGTCGGTCGCGAACTCGGCAAGCCGTTCCGTCCCCGAGACGTCGTGTTCGTCGACGGCTTCCCCAAGACACAGAGCGGCAAGATCGTCCGCCGGGCCGTCGCGGGTGCCTACACCGGCGAGACGATCGGCGACACCAGCAGCATCGAGAATCCGGAGACGATCGACGCGCTGGCGGCGGCCGCCAGCGAACAACGTGAGGGGTGA
- a CDS encoding CBS domain-containing protein, with protein sequence MDDIFVGRLMTSDPVTVSPDTLVEDAAQLMIDESIGSLIVTDDDNDIRGILTSTDFVEIVKESDPKAQTTVERYMSTDVLTTTAQEQIQAVADLMLEAGIHHVPVVDETEGVIGIISTTDLTAYVSTVQTPSPA encoded by the coding sequence ATGGACGACATTTTTGTCGGACGGCTGATGACATCCGACCCGGTAACGGTCTCACCAGATACGCTCGTCGAGGACGCGGCACAGCTGATGATCGACGAATCGATCGGTTCGCTGATCGTCACCGACGACGACAACGACATCCGAGGGATCCTCACGTCGACCGACTTCGTGGAGATCGTCAAGGAGAGCGATCCGAAGGCCCAGACGACCGTCGAGCGCTACATGAGCACGGACGTGCTGACGACGACCGCACAGGAGCAGATTCAGGCGGTCGCAGACCTGATGCTCGAAGCAGGCATCCACCACGTCCCCGTCGTCGACGAGACCGAGGGCGTCATCGGGATCATCTCTACGACGGACCTCACCGCGTACGTCTCGACGGTCCAGACGCCGAGTCCGGCCTGA
- a CDS encoding ROK family protein — protein MDQVAVFGIGSTNFRYGVAVPNGDIVTDVTVEPTRPYDLERQLVDAVADLTAAATEPLSGVAISCTGLVDRNRAQIDELDTTDGDTVDRIEAGRAIHEAHGLPVVVENDCNAAVLGEWQYGSRDDVDTLVHVTFGTGIGGGVVDDGRLVRGESAQAGEFGLLPVAPDSEVESTGVTGAWEAFCSGRGIARTVSRRIVAEEPETTLDTEVTAQDVFRAASEGDAFAQSFLDRVARYNAAGIGAICNALNPGLITVGGGVAMNNEHVVLDGIDRHLDDYLFVERPEIRISRLGDDIGLYGALAAFVEQRSEATVWEPTASERADTDD, from the coding sequence ATGGATCAGGTCGCCGTGTTCGGGATCGGAAGCACGAACTTTCGGTACGGAGTCGCGGTCCCGAACGGAGATATCGTCACGGACGTGACCGTCGAACCGACCCGGCCGTACGACCTGGAGCGCCAGCTCGTCGACGCCGTCGCGGATCTGACCGCGGCGGCGACGGAACCGCTCTCTGGGGTCGCCATCTCCTGTACCGGCCTCGTCGACAGAAACAGAGCGCAGATCGACGAGTTGGACACGACCGACGGCGACACCGTCGATCGGATCGAAGCCGGCCGGGCGATCCACGAGGCACACGGTCTCCCGGTCGTCGTCGAAAACGACTGCAACGCCGCCGTGCTGGGCGAGTGGCAGTACGGCTCTCGCGACGACGTCGACACCCTCGTCCACGTCACGTTCGGCACCGGCATCGGCGGCGGCGTCGTCGACGACGGCCGGCTCGTCCGGGGCGAGTCGGCCCAGGCCGGTGAGTTCGGTTTGCTCCCGGTCGCACCCGACAGCGAAGTGGAGAGTACGGGCGTCACGGGCGCGTGGGAGGCGTTCTGCTCTGGACGTGGGATCGCTCGGACCGTGTCCAGACGCATCGTCGCCGAGGAGCCGGAGACGACTCTCGACACCGAGGTGACGGCACAAGACGTGTTCAGGGCCGCATCGGAGGGGGACGCGTTCGCCCAGTCCTTTCTCGATCGCGTCGCGCGGTACAACGCGGCCGGGATCGGTGCCATCTGTAACGCTCTCAACCCGGGGTTGATCACCGTCGGGGGCGGCGTCGCGATGAACAACGAGCACGTCGTGTTGGACGGAATCGATCGGCACCTCGACGACTACCTGTTCGTCGAGCGTCCCGAGATCCGAATCAGCCGACTGGGCGACGATATCGGTCTCTACGGCGCGCTCGCCGCCTTCGTCGAGCAGCGCTCGGAGGCGACGGTCTGGGAACCGACCGCGAGCGAACGAGCCGACACGGACGACTGA
- a CDS encoding YegP family protein: MERSSAEDGALLKWYRNRIAEPTTDDEVYGYWLFVFGVVVGLFGVLLAGSTATQTSGSFQRLAGIALGGLGLLFVLIGPIIRLPLERRATRVSYLGAAISVLAIVWLVLSFDGGRGQRTIVFGTYGIGMAVIALGAILVPMLNETDGETAVSAAESAAQRAQADADSARTEADEHRADADDLRDQVAARTDELAVLHDSAATFELYEDRGGKYRWRLRHRNSNIIADSAQGYSRRVDAQNGIESVRRNALGGALVELETTLEDSTDEAETGVVAYPPGESKATFELYEDNVGGYRWRLQHANGNIIADSGEGYTERREAEAAIERVSERVGPAQYLRADPTAFEVYQDAAEEWRWRLIHKNGKILADSGEGYASRSGARDAVDRVRSGLDDDDYEFEVYEDTAGKYRWRLDADNGETVADSGQGFSEERGARESIDRVEGHALDAAALDIGLAAFEVFEDSAGKYRWRLRHRNGNILADGGQGYSSRTKAFDGIDSVKRNAPNAETTDA, encoded by the coding sequence ATGGAACGTTCCAGTGCGGAGGACGGAGCCCTGCTCAAGTGGTATCGCAACCGGATCGCCGAGCCGACGACCGACGACGAAGTGTACGGCTACTGGCTGTTCGTCTTCGGTGTCGTGGTCGGTCTGTTCGGCGTGTTACTCGCCGGCTCGACTGCCACACAGACCAGCGGGTCGTTCCAGCGACTGGCCGGGATCGCCCTGGGCGGACTCGGACTGCTGTTCGTCCTGATCGGGCCGATCATCCGGCTCCCGCTGGAACGCCGGGCGACGAGGGTCTCCTACCTCGGGGCGGCCATCAGCGTCCTCGCGATCGTCTGGCTCGTCCTCTCGTTCGACGGCGGGCGCGGACAGCGCACGATCGTCTTCGGGACCTACGGCATCGGGATGGCCGTCATCGCGCTGGGTGCGATCCTCGTGCCGATGCTGAACGAGACCGACGGCGAGACCGCCGTCTCGGCCGCTGAGTCGGCGGCCCAACGGGCGCAGGCGGACGCCGACAGTGCCCGTACGGAGGCCGACGAACACCGGGCGGACGCCGACGACCTTCGCGATCAGGTCGCCGCTCGGACCGACGAACTGGCAGTGCTCCACGACAGCGCGGCGACGTTCGAGCTGTACGAGGACAGGGGCGGCAAGTACCGCTGGCGGCTCCGCCACCGCAACAGCAACATCATCGCCGACAGCGCCCAGGGGTACTCCCGCCGCGTCGACGCCCAGAACGGGATCGAGAGCGTTCGCCGCAACGCACTGGGCGGCGCGCTCGTGGAACTGGAGACCACGCTCGAAGACTCGACCGACGAGGCAGAGACGGGCGTCGTCGCCTATCCGCCGGGCGAGAGCAAGGCGACGTTCGAGCTGTACGAGGACAACGTCGGGGGATACCGCTGGCGACTCCAGCACGCCAACGGCAACATCATCGCCGACAGCGGCGAGGGCTACACCGAGCGCCGCGAGGCCGAGGCGGCCATCGAGCGCGTGAGCGAGCGGGTCGGACCGGCACAGTACCTCCGTGCCGATCCGACGGCCTTCGAGGTGTACCAGGACGCCGCCGAAGAGTGGCGCTGGCGGCTGATTCACAAGAACGGCAAGATCCTCGCCGACAGCGGTGAGGGGTACGCTTCCCGTAGCGGGGCTCGTGACGCCGTCGATCGCGTCCGGTCTGGTCTGGACGACGACGACTACGAGTTCGAGGTCTACGAGGACACGGCCGGCAAGTACCGCTGGCGGCTCGACGCGGACAACGGCGAAACCGTCGCCGACAGCGGGCAGGGGTTCAGCGAGGAGCGGGGCGCGCGCGAGAGCATCGATCGCGTCGAGGGACACGCGCTCGACGCCGCGGCACTGGACATCGGACTGGCGGCTTTCGAGGTCTTCGAGGACAGCGCCGGGAAGTATCGCTGGCGACTCCGCCACCGCAACGGGAACATCCTCGCCGACGGGGGCCAGGGGTACAGCTCGCGGACGAAGGCCTTCGACGGCATCGACAGCGTCAAGCGCAACGCGCCCAACGCCGAGACCACCGACGCCTGA